GCTGGTGCCCGATGTCGGATCGACCTGGCTGCTGCCCCGCCTCGCCGGCCGCGCGCGGGCCACGGGCATGATGATGCTGGGCGAGCGCGTCTCCGCCGAACAGGCGCTCGACTGGGGGCTGATCTGGCAGATGGTGGACGACGAGGCGCTGATGCCGACGGCGCGCACCATGGCCACGCGGCTCGCCGCCGGGCCGACCGTCGCTTACGGTCTGATGCGCCGCGCGATCACCGATGGCCTGTCCTCGACGCTCGGCGAAAGCCTGGAGCGCGAACGGACGGACCAGCGGATCGCAGGCTTCACCGACGATCATGCCGAGGGCGTGCGCGCCTTCCTCGAAAAGCGCGAGCCGCGCTTCAGCGGGCGATAGAGCGGGCCGCCTCGCGCCGCACCAAAGCGAGCGCGCGCAGGCGGCTGCGGATCGCGGCACGGGTGAGCGCAGGTTCGGGCTGTCGGAAGGCGGTGCGGCTCATGACGCGTGTCTAGCGCGATCCGCCGCCGCCCCGCCAACAAAGCCTTCCGCTCACAGTCATCGCGCGATCCGATGTCAGGCGTTCAGCCGGTCCAGCGCCGCGCGATATTCGCGGCCGAGGCGCGCGACCAGCTCGCCCGCCGGCACCACGCCGTGCACCGCGCCGATCCCCTGTCCGCAGCCCCAGATGTCCTTCCACGCCTTCTTGCCTTCTGTCATCTCGGCGAAGTTCATCTTGGACGGATCGGATTCGGGCAGATCGTCCGGATCCATGCCGGCATTGCGGATGCTGGGCTTCAGGTAATTGCCGTGCACGCCGGTGAAGAGGTTCGAATAGACGATATCCGACGCGTGGCTGTCGACGATCATCTGCTTGTAGGCCTCGGCCGCGTTGGCCTCCTCGGTGGCGATGAAGGCCGATCCGATATAGCCGAGATCCGCCCCCATCGCCCGCGCCGCGAGTATCGCGCCGCCGTTCGCGATCGCACCCGACAGCGCCAGCGGCCCGTCGAACCACTCGCGAATCTCCTGCACCAAAGCGAAAGGCGACAGCGTGCCGGCATGACCGCCCGCGCCCGCCGCGACCGCGATC
The nucleotide sequence above comes from Sphingomonas oryzagri. Encoded proteins:
- a CDS encoding NAD(P)H-dependent flavin oxidoreductase, which gives rise to MTMPALLEGRLSIPAIASPMFIISQPELVLAQCRAGVVGSFPSLNARPSGVFEQWLQRLTSELTEKDAPFAVNLIVHRSNPRLEEDLALCVKYRVPMVITSLGAQPAINEAIHSYGGIVFHDIINDMFARKAIEKGADGLIAVAAGAGGHAGTLSPFALVQEIREWFDGPLALSGAIANGGAILAARAMGADLGYIGSAFIATEEANAAEAYKQMIVDSHASDIVYSNLFTGVHGNYLKPSIRNAGMDPDDLPESDPSKMNFAEMTEGKKAWKDIWGCGQGIGAVHGVVPAGELVARLGREYRAALDRLNA